The Methylacidimicrobium sp. B4 genome contains a region encoding:
- a CDS encoding RNA polymerase sigma factor RpoD/SigA produces the protein MIDNDSALKLYLREISQIPLLRREEEVELAHRIQKGDAAARQKMIQANLRLVVKIAHDYSTSGLPLLDLISEGNIGLMKAVDRFDPSKGGKLSTYAAWWIKQSIKRALANQSKTIRLPVHLVDKIARMRRTAIRLAEEFGREPTDEELAHELGISTSRVAELRTIAIQPASLNAAVGEEEDGTSLGELVKDESAIDPASIIQSENLKRTVMELLPILDARERKILALRFGLEGNEEMTLEEIGKKFHVTRERIRQLQNIALRKVRRALEKKEKRQLVR, from the coding sequence ATGATCGATAACGATTCAGCGCTCAAGCTCTATCTGCGGGAAATCAGCCAAATCCCCCTCCTGCGCCGAGAGGAAGAGGTGGAGCTCGCTCATCGCATTCAAAAAGGCGATGCGGCCGCCCGCCAGAAGATGATCCAAGCCAACCTGCGCCTGGTCGTGAAAATCGCGCACGATTACTCCACCAGCGGCCTGCCGCTACTCGACTTGATCTCCGAAGGAAACATCGGCTTGATGAAAGCCGTCGACCGCTTCGATCCCTCCAAAGGAGGAAAGCTGAGCACCTATGCGGCCTGGTGGATCAAGCAGTCGATCAAGCGAGCGCTCGCCAACCAGAGCAAAACGATTCGGCTTCCCGTTCACCTGGTCGACAAGATCGCGCGGATGCGGCGGACGGCCATCCGCCTGGCAGAGGAATTTGGCCGGGAACCGACTGACGAAGAGCTCGCGCATGAGCTGGGCATCTCCACCTCCCGCGTCGCGGAGCTTCGCACGATCGCCATTCAGCCCGCCTCTCTCAACGCGGCAGTCGGGGAGGAGGAGGACGGCACTTCGCTCGGGGAGCTGGTCAAGGATGAAAGCGCCATCGATCCGGCATCCATCATCCAGAGCGAAAACCTGAAAAGGACGGTGATGGAGCTCTTGCCCATCCTCGACGCCCGAGAACGCAAGATCCTGGCGCTTCGCTTCGGGCTGGAGGGGAACGAGGAGATGACCTTGGAAGAGATCGGCAAGAAATTCCATGTGACACGCGAACGGATTCGACAGCTCCAGAACATCGCCTTGCGGAAGGTGCGCCGAGCCCTGGAGAAGAAGGAGAAGCGTCAACTCGTCCGATGA
- the cysK gene encoding cysteine synthase A, whose product MPIFPSVIATIGRTPLIQLNRVARGIDARLALKAEFFNPLGSVKDRIGAAMIEAAENAGLLTPETEIIEPTSGNTGIALAFVAAAKGYHLTLTMPESMSLERRTLLALLGAHLVLTPAAEGMAGAIRRAIALKEKRGNSWIPQQFENPANPEIHRRTTAEEIWTDTEGSIDIFVSGVGTGGTISGVGEVIKARKPQFRTVAVEPAGSPVISQTLRGEPPKPGPHKIQGIGAGFVPKNLNLSVVDEALSVADIDALTMARRLADEEGILAGISTGATVHAAIEVAKRPENRGKLIVAVGASTGERYLSTALAEEARRRVGSA is encoded by the coding sequence ATGCCGATCTTCCCCTCCGTCATCGCGACGATCGGGCGCACGCCGCTCATTCAACTCAACCGGGTTGCGCGGGGGATCGATGCAAGGTTAGCACTCAAGGCCGAGTTTTTCAACCCGCTCGGCAGCGTCAAGGATCGGATCGGAGCCGCGATGATCGAGGCCGCGGAAAACGCGGGCCTCCTCACCCCGGAGACCGAAATCATCGAGCCGACCTCCGGCAACACGGGGATCGCGCTCGCCTTCGTCGCCGCGGCCAAGGGCTACCACCTGACCTTGACGATGCCTGAAAGCATGAGCCTCGAGCGCCGCACCCTGCTCGCCCTCCTGGGAGCGCATCTGGTACTCACCCCGGCGGCCGAAGGGATGGCCGGAGCCATCCGTCGGGCCATCGCCCTGAAGGAAAAACGAGGCAACTCCTGGATTCCGCAGCAGTTCGAGAATCCCGCGAACCCCGAGATTCACCGGCGCACCACGGCAGAAGAAATTTGGACGGATACGGAGGGATCCATCGACATCTTCGTTTCCGGTGTCGGCACCGGCGGTACGATCTCCGGCGTCGGTGAGGTGATCAAGGCGCGAAAGCCCCAGTTCCGCACCGTGGCGGTGGAGCCCGCCGGATCGCCCGTGATTTCACAGACGTTGCGTGGGGAGCCGCCTAAGCCCGGCCCCCACAAGATCCAGGGCATTGGAGCCGGCTTCGTTCCCAAGAATCTCAACCTCTCGGTGGTCGATGAGGCCCTTTCCGTCGCCGATATCGATGCCTTGACCATGGCGCGCCGTCTTGCCGACGAAGAAGGGATCCTGGCCGGGATTTCCACCGGAGCGACCGTCCATGCGGCCATCGAAGTGGCGAAGAGGCCGGAAAATCGAGGAAAGTTGATCGTCGCCGTCGGCGCCAGCACCGGGGAGCGCTATCTGAGCACTGCACTCGCCGAAGAGGCCCGGCGTCGCGTCGGTTCGGCGTAG
- a CDS encoding glycosyltransferase family 9 protein, with protein MTGRATRPRVGRIAEEGFSPKKILILKFSSLGDVIQALPVASGLKRRWPSAQIHWMAFAPYRELLADHPAIDRFVEFPRRRATRGGLFRDLAHCLASVRGEQYDLLLDLQGLLRSGVLCLLSGAKRRIGPWNGREGSILLYRERIMPPPPPAQERYLAFLRYLGVPEGPADYGLRVEPLELAGLRKGSYVVLHPYARWRTKLWPWRYYEELARSLPDLSFVVMGMGPWFPLEARNVVDLRGALPMRRMTAILGNAAAVVGPDSGPAHLAAALGVPTLILFGPTDWRESAAVGENVRVLSASASCAPCWRTRCPQKRPVACLSEIGPGWVREELKAICAEAF; from the coding sequence ATGACTGGTCGGGCGACCAGGCCTCGGGTTGGACGGATCGCGGAGGAGGGGTTCTCGCCGAAGAAGATCTTGATTCTCAAGTTCAGCTCCCTTGGGGACGTGATCCAGGCCTTGCCGGTGGCGTCCGGCTTGAAGCGCCGATGGCCATCGGCCCAGATTCATTGGATGGCCTTTGCTCCCTACCGGGAGCTGCTGGCGGATCATCCGGCGATCGACCGGTTTGTCGAGTTCCCCCGTCGGCGAGCGACGCGGGGCGGGCTCTTTCGCGATCTTGCGCACTGCCTTGCCTCCGTTCGCGGTGAGCAGTACGACCTGCTTCTTGACCTGCAAGGGCTTCTGCGCAGCGGCGTGCTCTGCCTTTTGAGCGGGGCAAAGCGTCGCATCGGCCCATGGAATGGCCGGGAAGGCTCGATCCTGCTCTATCGTGAGCGGATCATGCCTCCCCCTCCGCCGGCTCAGGAGCGGTACCTCGCCTTTCTTCGCTACTTGGGAGTACCCGAGGGGCCTGCGGACTATGGGCTGAGGGTCGAGCCGCTGGAGCTGGCGGGATTGCGGAAGGGCTCGTACGTGGTGCTGCATCCCTACGCCCGGTGGAGGACCAAGCTCTGGCCATGGCGGTATTACGAAGAGCTGGCACGGTCTCTTCCGGATCTCTCCTTCGTGGTGATGGGGATGGGGCCATGGTTTCCGCTGGAGGCGAGGAATGTGGTGGATCTCCGCGGCGCGCTTCCCATGCGGCGGATGACGGCGATCCTGGGGAATGCCGCCGCGGTCGTCGGCCCCGATTCTGGTCCCGCCCACTTGGCGGCCGCTCTCGGGGTGCCGACGTTGATTCTTTTTGGCCCTACCGACTGGCGCGAATCCGCGGCGGTGGGCGAGAATGTGCGGGTGCTCTCCGCGTCCGCGAGCTGTGCGCCTTGCTGGAGGACCCGATGTCCGCAGAAGAGACCGGTTGCCTGCCTCTCGGAGATTGGGCCCGGCTGGGTCCGTGAGGAGCTGAAGGCAATCTGCGCAGAAGCCTTCTAG
- a CDS encoding homing endonuclease associated repeat-containing protein, producing MKTTEAPAESGNREWSEEILLREIRAWRRQGRPLYSHYMRQHYQELLAAGIRYFGSWEKAVETAGISYAEVRRYQRWSKKSIVEKIRALHAQGADLSFRALMLSPYAPMVYAAIRPVYFGSWKDALLAAGLAPADIYRYRSWKDADILREIRRLHAEGADLSSKHMDEQANSLIATARRRFGCWGAAVERAGLDYAKIRKRKRWSEAEIIEQIRALQAQGVPLTSTEVRNREPSLFAAACKRRFFGSWRQAIQSALGKAERASQDCTTAGRGSNR from the coding sequence ATGAAAACAACCGAAGCTCCGGCTGAGAGCGGAAATCGGGAGTGGAGCGAAGAGATTCTCCTGCGAGAGATCCGTGCGTGGCGGCGCCAGGGGAGGCCGCTCTACTCGCACTACATGCGCCAGCATTATCAGGAACTGCTTGCGGCGGGAATCCGCTACTTCGGCAGCTGGGAGAAGGCCGTAGAAACGGCAGGAATTTCGTATGCGGAGGTGCGGCGCTACCAGCGGTGGTCCAAGAAGAGCATCGTCGAGAAGATTCGTGCGCTCCACGCGCAGGGGGCTGATCTCTCCTTCCGGGCCTTGATGCTGAGCCCCTATGCTCCCATGGTCTATGCGGCCATTCGTCCGGTCTACTTCGGCAGCTGGAAAGACGCCCTTCTCGCTGCGGGGCTTGCCCCTGCCGATATCTATCGATACCGGTCCTGGAAGGATGCAGATATCCTGCGGGAGATCCGTCGTCTCCATGCCGAAGGGGCTGACTTGAGCTCGAAGCACATGGATGAGCAGGCCAACTCCCTGATCGCCACCGCGAGGCGGCGGTTCGGGTGCTGGGGTGCCGCCGTGGAGCGCGCTGGGCTCGATTATGCGAAGATTCGGAAGCGGAAGCGCTGGAGCGAAGCGGAGATCATCGAGCAGATCCGCGCCCTGCAGGCGCAGGGGGTGCCCCTGACGAGCACGGAGGTGCGCAATCGGGAGCCTTCCCTCTTTGCAGCGGCATGCAAGCGGCGCTTTTTCGGAAGCTGGAGGCAGGCGATCCAGTCGGCCCTAGGCAAAGCGGAGAGAGCTAGCCAGGATTGCACGACGGCTGGCCGCGGGTCTAACCGCTAG
- a CDS encoding transporter substrate-binding domain-containing protein, with the protein MAKTGFSAVSKPSPVLRVGVSEEPPFALRDSLGEWRGYAVDLWREIAGDLGLAYRFIDVPGDSQAMLRALKEGRVDVVALGVAVTPEQAREVSYSYPYYPSALALAFRSERSSTAWAVLHFLLSREFAYVMGGLLLATFLAGILIWAVERKENPDHFGGKTLHGIGSAFWWAAVTMTTIGYGDKVPRTPKGRAIALVWMFVGVVLVSFFTAWVTAAVAVEKVSNRSLQHRSLEELRLGCVRGGMGEKFLAAEKVHALSFSTAPDCLAALVAGKIDAAVLREPELRYLVRTAYAGEIDIVPRSLERIDYAFAFPRGSPLQEPVNEEIIRRIGQLSYRVRHGL; encoded by the coding sequence ATGGCCAAGACGGGCTTCTCCGCCGTCTCCAAGCCCTCTCCAGTGCTGCGCGTCGGAGTCAGCGAGGAACCTCCGTTTGCCCTCCGCGATTCCTTGGGAGAATGGCGAGGCTATGCGGTCGACTTGTGGCGGGAAATTGCGGGCGATCTGGGCTTGGCCTATCGCTTCATCGATGTACCGGGCGACTCCCAAGCGATGCTCCGGGCACTCAAGGAAGGCCGAGTAGATGTGGTGGCCCTGGGGGTCGCCGTGACGCCGGAGCAGGCTCGCGAGGTTTCCTACAGCTACCCCTACTATCCATCCGCTCTGGCCTTGGCTTTTCGCTCGGAGAGATCGAGCACCGCATGGGCGGTGCTCCACTTTCTGCTCAGCCGCGAGTTCGCCTATGTCATGGGTGGCCTCCTTCTTGCCACCTTTCTTGCGGGAATCTTGATCTGGGCTGTCGAACGCAAGGAGAATCCGGATCATTTCGGCGGCAAGACCCTTCATGGCATTGGCAGCGCCTTCTGGTGGGCGGCCGTGACGATGACGACGATCGGGTACGGGGACAAGGTGCCGCGAACCCCGAAAGGGAGGGCGATCGCTCTGGTCTGGATGTTTGTGGGCGTGGTCTTGGTCTCGTTTTTCACCGCTTGGGTGACGGCGGCCGTCGCCGTAGAAAAGGTAAGCAACCGGTCTCTACAGCACCGGAGCCTGGAGGAGCTGCGCTTGGGGTGTGTCCGGGGTGGCATGGGCGAGAAGTTCCTGGCGGCGGAAAAAGTCCATGCGCTCTCCTTTTCCACGGCGCCCGACTGCCTGGCGGCGCTGGTCGCCGGAAAGATCGATGCGGCCGTTTTGCGTGAGCCTGAGCTGCGCTATCTGGTCCGAACCGCATACGCCGGGGAGATTGACATCGTACCCCGGTCGCTGGAACGGATCGACTATGCCTTTGCCTTCCCGCGGGGCAGCCCCTTGCAAGAACCGGTCAACGAAGAGATCATCCGCCGGATCGGACAGTTGAGCTACCGGGTGCGCCATGGGCTTTGA
- a CDS encoding efflux RND transporter permease subunit, which produces MMALVRLALRKPYTVAVMAALIFVLGLLTITTTPTDIFPEIDIPVVNVVWFYQGMTPEDMTNYITTFSEFTLTQYVDNVQRVESRTLYGLNVIRMYFQPGTSIDMALAETAGICQTVIKRMPLGTTPPYVLRYSASEVPVIQVAVSGKTKSAAELFDYSWYGLRRDLATIRGSTWPPPWGGTPRFIMVDTDPNQLLARGMTADGVMTALSDQNLDLPSGDIKIGDYDYLVSVNNIPKKVVQLNDFPLQKVNDQIVYLHDIGHARDGGAVQWNVAHVDGVPAVVLPMLKNGMASTLQLVADLRKLLPKAMAAAPEGTDIRPIFDQSVFVRASIEGVVKEGLIAAGLTGIMILVFLGSWRSTLIVLTSIPLCILVALFLMSRMGYTINIMTLGGLALAVGVLVDDATVEVENIHRNHGMGKPLIQAILDGAAQIANAALMATLAICIVFTSVIFLEGPPKFLFTPMALGVVFAMLFSYFLSRTLVPTMADMLIGAEEEEKERRLAAGKPPSWFERFHHRFEERFEAFRDRFAGVLRLALDHRSAVFVLLGVLVAVSALVVPVVGRDFFPSVDAGKFRLHVFTPPGTRIERTQRIFSEIERYIRKTIPEEEIDSIVDNMGIPFFYPAALAYSDTINEGTFDGEILVSLKEDHRPTPYYMKKLRVELPRHFPGCCFFFQAADMVNQILNFGSAAPIDIQIAGKNEKLVSDVAMEMQKRIRKIPGAVDAIVYQMKQPYLHMEVDRIRALDLGMTQKQVADNVLNHLSSSYVVAPNYWADPETTINYPLVVQSPQFKLDSRNWLMNLNAGYPSNEIYSRLLTTHLEPQLISNLMEIHRTKKTAVISHYNMKPLKNIFVNIQGRDLGGVSGDVETVVGEFQKKLPPGYDIHVRGQAQSMNSAFLRLGLGTVFAIMMVYFLLVVNFQGWLDPFIILTALPVGGCGIIWMLYLTGTTFNVPSLMGTIMTVGVATSNSILLITFANEAMRNGNDATTAAWLAGKIRLRPVVMTAGAMILGMLPMSLGLGEGGEQNAPLGRAVIGGLLFATVGTLFVVPVIYSLIRGRTEARE; this is translated from the coding sequence ATGATGGCGCTGGTTCGATTGGCCTTGCGGAAACCCTACACGGTTGCGGTGATGGCGGCGCTCATCTTCGTGCTCGGTCTATTGACCATCACCACCACCCCCACGGACATCTTTCCCGAGATCGACATCCCCGTCGTCAACGTCGTCTGGTTCTACCAGGGTATGACGCCGGAGGACATGACCAATTACATCACGACCTTCAGCGAGTTCACGTTGACCCAGTATGTCGACAACGTTCAGCGGGTGGAATCGAGGACCCTGTACGGGCTCAACGTCATTCGCATGTACTTTCAGCCGGGGACCAGCATCGACATGGCCCTTGCGGAGACGGCGGGGATCTGCCAGACCGTCATCAAGCGGATGCCCTTAGGGACGACCCCGCCCTATGTGCTCCGCTATTCCGCTTCGGAGGTCCCGGTGATCCAGGTGGCGGTGAGCGGGAAGACCAAGTCGGCCGCCGAGCTCTTCGATTACTCCTGGTACGGGCTCCGTAGGGATCTGGCGACCATTCGCGGATCGACCTGGCCTCCCCCGTGGGGAGGCACGCCGCGGTTCATCATGGTTGATACCGACCCCAATCAGCTCCTGGCCCGAGGGATGACGGCCGACGGCGTCATGACCGCCTTGAGCGATCAAAACCTCGACCTTCCCTCGGGAGACATCAAGATCGGCGACTACGACTACCTGGTCAGCGTCAACAACATCCCAAAGAAGGTCGTCCAGCTCAATGACTTTCCCCTGCAGAAGGTCAACGACCAGATCGTCTATCTCCACGACATCGGCCATGCGCGCGACGGGGGGGCGGTCCAGTGGAATGTCGCCCACGTCGATGGGGTCCCGGCGGTCGTCCTGCCGATGCTCAAGAACGGCATGGCTTCGACGCTCCAGCTGGTCGCGGACCTTCGAAAGCTTCTTCCCAAGGCGATGGCGGCGGCGCCCGAGGGAACCGACATCCGGCCGATCTTCGACCAGTCGGTCTTCGTGCGGGCCTCGATCGAGGGGGTGGTGAAAGAAGGGCTGATTGCGGCGGGACTGACCGGAATCATGATCCTGGTGTTTTTGGGGAGCTGGCGGAGCACGCTCATCGTCCTCACCTCGATCCCGCTCTGCATCCTGGTCGCCCTCTTTCTCATGAGCCGGATGGGCTACACCATCAACATCATGACCCTGGGCGGACTGGCGCTCGCGGTCGGGGTGCTGGTGGACGATGCGACCGTGGAGGTGGAAAACATCCACCGGAACCATGGGATGGGGAAGCCCCTGATTCAAGCGATCCTCGACGGTGCCGCGCAGATCGCCAACGCCGCATTGATGGCAACTCTGGCCATCTGCATCGTCTTCACCTCCGTGATCTTTCTCGAAGGACCGCCCAAGTTCCTCTTTACCCCGATGGCCTTGGGCGTCGTCTTCGCGATGCTCTTCTCCTACTTTCTCTCCCGGACCCTCGTGCCGACGATGGCCGATATGCTGATCGGCGCAGAGGAGGAGGAAAAGGAGCGCCGGCTGGCCGCGGGAAAGCCGCCGAGCTGGTTCGAGCGTTTCCACCATCGGTTTGAAGAGCGCTTCGAGGCCTTCCGGGACCGTTTTGCCGGCGTGTTGCGCCTCGCTCTTGACCATCGCTCGGCGGTCTTCGTTCTGCTCGGCGTTCTGGTCGCCGTGAGCGCTCTGGTCGTCCCGGTGGTCGGACGGGATTTCTTCCCGTCGGTCGACGCGGGGAAGTTCCGGCTCCACGTCTTCACCCCACCGGGCACACGGATCGAGAGGACCCAGCGGATCTTCAGCGAGATCGAGCGCTACATTCGAAAGACGATCCCGGAGGAGGAGATCGATTCGATCGTCGACAACATGGGCATCCCCTTCTTCTATCCCGCAGCCCTCGCCTACAGCGATACGATCAACGAAGGAACCTTTGATGGGGAGATCCTGGTTTCGCTCAAGGAGGACCACCGTCCGACGCCCTACTACATGAAGAAATTGCGGGTGGAGCTGCCGCGACACTTTCCGGGTTGCTGCTTCTTCTTCCAGGCTGCGGACATGGTCAACCAGATCCTCAACTTCGGGTCGGCCGCCCCGATCGACATCCAGATCGCAGGGAAGAACGAGAAGCTCGTGAGCGACGTTGCCATGGAGATGCAGAAGCGCATCCGGAAGATTCCCGGGGCGGTGGACGCGATCGTCTATCAGATGAAGCAGCCCTATCTCCACATGGAGGTCGACCGGATCCGGGCACTCGACTTGGGAATGACCCAGAAGCAGGTTGCCGACAACGTCCTGAACCATCTGAGCTCGAGCTACGTGGTCGCCCCCAACTATTGGGCGGATCCGGAGACGACCATCAACTATCCGCTCGTCGTGCAGAGCCCGCAATTCAAGCTCGACTCCCGAAACTGGTTGATGAATCTCAACGCGGGCTACCCCTCGAACGAGATCTATTCGCGGCTCCTGACCACGCATCTCGAGCCCCAGCTCATCAGCAACCTGATGGAGATCCACCGGACGAAGAAGACGGCCGTGATCAGCCACTACAACATGAAGCCGCTCAAGAACATCTTCGTGAACATCCAGGGCCGGGACCTCGGGGGTGTCTCCGGGGACGTGGAAACGGTGGTCGGCGAGTTTCAAAAGAAGCTGCCGCCCGGCTACGACATCCACGTCCGAGGCCAGGCGCAAAGCATGAACAGCGCCTTCCTCCGGCTGGGCTTGGGCACAGTCTTCGCCATCATGATGGTCTACTTCCTGCTTGTCGTGAACTTCCAGGGATGGCTCGATCCGTTCATCATCCTGACCGCTCTCCCTGTCGGCGGCTGCGGGATCATCTGGATGCTCTACCTGACCGGAACGACCTTCAACGTCCCCTCCCTCATGGGAACGATCATGACGGTCGGCGTGGCGACCTCGAACAGCATTCTCTTGATCACCTTCGCCAACGAGGCGATGCGAAACGGGAACGATGCCACCACGGCGGCATGGCTCGCCGGGAAGATCCGCCTGCGGCCGGTGGTGATGACGGCAGGGGCCATGATCTTGGGGATGTTGCCCATGTCCCTGGGATTGGGTGAGGGCGGAGAGCAGAATGCGCCCTTGGGAAGGGCGGTCATCGGAGGGTTGCTTTTCGCCACCGTGGGCACGCTCTTCGTCGTGCCGGTGATCTACTCGCTCATTCGAGGACGGACGGAGGCAAGGGAATGA
- a CDS encoding efflux RND transporter periplasmic adaptor subunit produces MSSPEGLDGIGGGELPHKERPMLDDAVKRRSLAHHGGDEAIETREPDRMSESAGQAGFVGGANGAPSKGRGVRRFAVLFGGVLLLLFLIGLVPRFFNQISLRRAVVASEKIPVSVILPEKPKPESDLLLPGTARGYYETPIWARVNGYIKNWWVDIGERVQEGQLMAEIDAPDIDKSVEAYEGSLHQAEANLVIARITLDRWKGLILTRAVSQQALDEKQAMYDAALARVNAARGQLQHYEELQSFKKIIAPFSGIVTARNIDIGTLVSLGSDKAVHELYRVSVNDLMRVYVAVPQNYVPQIQLGTWADVTASELPGVIYHGLVVRTAQAVDPLSRTLLTEVDVGNPDGKIVVNMYVDVIFHLPTASTLLLVPVNAVVYRSDGTFLITVDKHSRVHYRKVELGHDLGNQMEIASGLRPDEKVILNPPESLEEGEEVLVASDLSKSKPRSERAETGEGKKHHASR; encoded by the coding sequence ATGAGCTCGCCCGAAGGGTTGGATGGAATCGGAGGAGGCGAGCTTCCGCACAAGGAGAGGCCGATGCTGGACGATGCCGTGAAGCGTAGGAGCTTGGCCCACCATGGGGGAGACGAGGCGATCGAAACGCGAGAGCCAGACCGGATGTCAGAGTCGGCCGGGCAAGCGGGGTTCGTCGGGGGAGCGAACGGAGCGCCTTCGAAGGGAAGGGGAGTTCGCCGCTTCGCGGTCCTCTTTGGAGGCGTCTTGCTCCTTCTCTTCCTGATCGGGCTGGTTCCTCGCTTCTTCAACCAGATCTCCCTCCGGCGGGCGGTGGTGGCAAGCGAGAAGATCCCCGTTTCCGTGATCTTGCCTGAAAAGCCCAAGCCCGAGAGCGATCTTCTGCTGCCTGGGACCGCACGGGGTTACTACGAGACGCCGATCTGGGCTCGGGTCAACGGCTATATCAAGAACTGGTGGGTCGATATCGGCGAGCGGGTCCAGGAAGGGCAGCTGATGGCGGAGATCGATGCCCCCGATATCGACAAGTCGGTCGAAGCCTACGAGGGCTCGCTCCATCAAGCCGAAGCCAACCTGGTGATCGCCCGGATCACGCTCGACCGGTGGAAGGGGCTCATCCTGACGCGGGCGGTCTCCCAACAGGCGCTCGACGAAAAGCAGGCGATGTACGACGCGGCGCTGGCCCGAGTGAATGCGGCGCGCGGGCAATTGCAGCATTACGAGGAGCTCCAGAGCTTTAAGAAGATCATTGCCCCCTTCTCGGGAATTGTTACCGCGCGCAACATCGACATCGGGACCTTGGTTTCGCTCGGAAGCGACAAGGCGGTTCACGAGCTCTACCGGGTCTCGGTCAATGACCTGATGCGGGTCTACGTCGCCGTTCCTCAGAACTATGTCCCGCAAATCCAGTTGGGAACCTGGGCCGATGTGACCGCGTCCGAGCTTCCCGGGGTCATCTATCATGGGCTCGTCGTCCGGACCGCTCAAGCCGTCGATCCCCTCTCGCGGACCCTGCTGACCGAGGTAGACGTTGGCAATCCGGATGGAAAGATCGTCGTCAACATGTATGTCGACGTCATCTTCCATCTCCCGACCGCGAGCACGCTCCTGCTCGTGCCGGTCAATGCGGTTGTCTATCGGTCCGACGGAACCTTTCTGATCACCGTGGACAAGCATTCCAGGGTCCATTACCGGAAGGTCGAGCTTGGGCATGACCTTGGGAACCAGATGGAGATCGCCTCGGGCCTCCGTCCCGACGAGAAAGTGATTTTGAATCCGCCGGAGTCGCTCGAGGAGGGAGAGGAGGTCCTCGTAGCGTCCGATCTCAGCAAATCCAAACCGAGAAGCGAAAGAGCAGAAACGGGGGAGGGGAAAAAGCACCATGCCAGCAGGTGA
- a CDS encoding 2-dehydropantoate 2-reductase, which produces MKIGVVGSGAVGSYYGARLARAGCEVVFLLRSDWEVVGRSGFSIEEPTKESFQHYPVRGYRRTEEMGRCDLVIIALKATAREALRELLPPLLGPETAVLALQNGLGNEEWLAQEFPNRAILGGIVFACLTRIAPGRIKNSGFGKIELGAHGRLDTALLEDVAALFERAEVPCAVVESLESARWRKLAWNIPFNGVSVAAGGVDVAEILRDAELRQLAVGLMEEVAAVAAKHGLPFPEGWIERLMADTARMGPYRPSTLLDFLAGRTIEVEAIWGEPLRRAHRAGMLTPRLQTIYALLRALDRREESERDLTPS; this is translated from the coding sequence GTGAAGATCGGGGTCGTAGGATCGGGGGCGGTGGGCTCCTACTACGGGGCTCGGCTGGCCCGGGCGGGCTGCGAGGTCGTCTTTCTTCTGCGCAGCGACTGGGAAGTCGTCGGGCGCTCCGGATTCTCGATCGAGGAGCCGACCAAGGAGTCCTTCCAGCACTACCCGGTGCGGGGCTATCGCCGGACCGAGGAGATGGGGCGCTGCGACCTGGTCATCATCGCCCTCAAGGCGACGGCGCGGGAGGCGCTGCGGGAGCTGTTGCCTCCGCTCCTCGGGCCGGAGACGGCGGTCTTGGCCCTGCAAAACGGCCTCGGCAACGAGGAGTGGCTGGCGCAGGAGTTTCCCAATCGTGCAATTCTGGGCGGGATCGTCTTCGCCTGCCTGACAAGGATAGCACCCGGGAGGATCAAGAACAGCGGGTTTGGCAAGATCGAGCTCGGGGCCCACGGGAGGCTAGATACCGCTCTTCTCGAGGATGTTGCTGCCCTCTTCGAGCGGGCGGAGGTGCCGTGCGCGGTCGTCGAAAGCCTCGAAAGTGCCCGCTGGCGCAAGCTCGCATGGAATATCCCTTTCAACGGTGTTTCGGTGGCCGCCGGCGGAGTTGACGTCGCGGAGATCCTGCGCGATGCGGAGTTGAGGCAATTGGCCGTTGGCCTCATGGAAGAAGTTGCGGCGGTCGCCGCAAAGCACGGGCTTCCCTTCCCCGAGGGCTGGATCGAGCGGTTGATGGCCGACACCGCCCGAATGGGGCCTTACCGGCCCTCCACGCTGCTCGACTTTCTGGCAGGGAGAACGATCGAGGTCGAGGCAATCTGGGGCGAGCCACTGCGGCGCGCCCATCGGGCGGGCATGCTCACCCCTCGATTACAGACGATCTACGCCCTTCTCCGCGCTCTGGATCGCCGCGAGGAGTCCGAGCGGGACCTCACGCCGTCGTAG